TTAAAACATGGCAACTTTGTCCCAATTTATCACTTTCTCGTTCTGTAGATATATGATCTAAAATCTAATGCTCTTGCACTTTGGCTCTATGCATAAATGGTTTGATCTGATGTGTTGTATGGGGATTGGATGGAAAATTTCGTATGTACATCAGAACTCAAGGTACACCCATGCCCTCTTCCCCTTCTTGTGAAAAGATGACCACTGGACCAGTCAGTTGGATAAATTTTTACTGTTACCATTCACTGTTTATGAAACTACACTCTCATTTCCTCCCATAATCATAGATGGCTAGGGCAAACTTTTTCCTCCAGACTTCATCGGCGAGCTTGTAGAATCATCTCCCGCCGCTCCAGCGCCCGGTGGCGAGGAGGGAAATCCCAATGCCTCCGCTTCTATTAGTAGTTTAGGTTAGAGTTTTTTAGTCCTCGCAGGTCAGGCACTCAGACGGATGGCGGCGTTTCTTCTTCGATCTTCCGGGCTTATATCCTCTGCATGTTCGTTCGTTCGGAAGTAGTCGACGGAGCTCCGACATATATTTCTGTCGTCTCCATAGGGCGGTGAGGTTAGTGTTTCTTGTCATGTAGCGAGATTTGATATTAGGTGCTTCGATTCTATGAAAGAGTTCAAATGCGACGATTGCGACTCCAGGACGCTAGTCCttaagggtgtgtttggttgggGAATGAAGTAGAATGTAACGTCATGGTTCCATTCCACTAGAATGGGTTGGTTCTGGCGGGTTCCGCATATGGGGCGAATATGCCGTTCTAGGGAATGACTTGGTTCCCGTTCTTCGACCCAACCAAACGCCAGAACCACCCCTGGGCACGGGACCAACCTATTACGTTCCACTTGATGACCTGAACTAAACACATGATAAGGGCACGTGCACAAAGACATCCCGATTATCATCGGCAAGGTCAAGCGAGCTCCGGTAGGGGAGCGGTGATAGCGGTGCATCGGCGACTCGTTCTGGTGTAGTAGTGGTTGTCCGTGGTCAAAGAATCTTGATGTAATTTTTATAATGTTTAAGATGCTTTGTACTTGACTTTTATAAATGATCTAATCCTTTCAAAAAAACTACATATAGTAAAATAAAGATAAAAAGAACGGCGACGATATCCAATAACTCTGCATTTTACTGCAAAAACAACCATTTCGGACCACTGGTATTTACGTATTTATTTAAGAAAATCCAAGCAACATTTGCTCCTGAATCCTAGATTTGTATTCCCCTGTTTCTCCAATCCCAGCCCACCACGGAATCCCATTCCCGAttccttcttccccaactcctcGCCCCCGCAAcctcccccttcctcctcctcctcctcccctcctcctccacCCGTGCGCCTCGCTGGGGCCTAGGGTTTGCTCCCGCCCTTCACCGCCGCGACGACCACGGGCGCGCAGGACCCCACCGCCTCGGATGCTATGCTGCTAGGCTGCAGGTCCCTCTCCTCCTGGGTGCGCCGCCTCGTCGCCTGCATGGGGTGCGTGTCTTCCCTCACTCTCCCCCCATTTCGCCCGTACTTCCGTAACCTGATGCAACGGCAGCGAGCTCGATCGGGTTTAGGGATTAGGGCTCGCGCTGTGCCCCCCACCTGGAGGTCAATAGGATTAGTGGATGCGAGGTTCTCCCCTTTTTGTCCCCGGTTCCATGTGCAACCGCGATGCTGTTTCCCGGTTCTGATTCTTGCTGCTTGCGCATAAATAGACACGGTTCGCCCGCTCTATAAACATTTAGATGCCGATGTCGCTTTGCAGAGGCTAGGCGGTCCTTGAATCCATCGTTTCCATAGTAGGAGCTGCTCCATGTGATGGTACCTGATTCTTGTTTAATGTCCATGGCTTATTTTTGGTATAAGAGACACACTTTTTGCCTGACCTTGAAACTAACCTTTATAATCTTGTACCAAAATGCTCTGACTTATGATTTCTGAGCCCGTGGAATGACGGTTGTTGTGCAGTCCAATGTCAAAAGCTGTCAAGAAACATATGCTCGTTACTTTATAGCTTTTCGCTGGTTGTTATGCCACATGACTTATCTCAGGCTCTCGAATACGTGAAGCTAATCGTTCACTGGTCAATACTGTTTTGCTACAGAGCAGAAGTTGCCTTGGATGCTGTGGCTGTGCTAAGCCTGCTCCGATAATAGCGGTCGATGAGCCTTCAAAAGGTTTGAGGATCCAAGGCCGCTCAGTAAGGAAGACAAACTTGTCTGAGGGCTTCTGGAGCACGAGCGCACACGGGATTGGAAACAGCGCGCTACAATCGCAGAGGAGCATGTCTTCAATCAGTACAGCGCCGCAATCCAGCGATCAGCATGGAGCTGGAAGTAGCAGCAACCCAAACGAGTTTGTAAATCAAGGTATACAGCATGCACCTAAGATCAATCTGTGTGCCATGGCACCTGTTCCATTTCCTTTCTATTTTTTCATTCCATCATACTAGTGTGATTTACTGTCAAATAAATGCAAGTGTACAACTGATTATTGGAGCTCTGTCATCCATGTCCTTATATGCAGGTTTAATTAGAACATGAAATGACTTTCATCCAGAGTTTGTAGCAGCTGTAGTTTTGGACTTATGTGCAAAACCATGCTTACATTTACTTCTGCACACTGGGGCTTCTAACATCTCTGCGACAACTAATAGTTCTGATTGAAACAATCTCAGAATTTAGTTGTTGTTAATGTTTAAATTATGACCAAGAATAGTTGGCATGAGATGATCCTGCATCTGAACTAACAAAAGCCTCTTCTGTCTTattctatttttcttttttttttctttgcaGTGACACCGTGATGCAAGTTATTGAAAAATTCTAATTATCGGGCTTAGTACTTCTGTAGCATGTTCACATGTCACCAGATTGATATGCAATGGCTTCCATTTACTATTTTGTTAATCTTATGTAAACTTTTATTCTGCCTCTATTTAAAGGTCTTGTGCAGTGGAACCAGACTAGACAACAGTGGGTTGGAAACAAAAAACGCAAATCTCGACTTGAAAAGCCCCGAGAACCAAAGATAAGGTGAGTTATTGTAATTTACTGTTGTACCTGAAATACATGAAATGTCTTGTTTTTAtgtcttttgaaccaaaagaatATCCAAATATTATATATTCTTACATTTCCCAATTTCCTCTTGCATATGGAACTAGGGTACACGTTGTTTCAGTATGCTGAAAGTTAAACTCTATTTTCTCCACCTTTGATATTTTTGCTGCTGATACAGTTGGAACACAACGTACGAGAGCCTGCTAGGAAGCAATAAACTATTCTACCAACCAATTCCTCTTGCGGTAAAATCCTATGCTAAATAGATCACAGATTTCCCTCTGTTTTATAATGTTCTTTCTCATACTTATTTTAAAATTATAATTTTATTTACAGGAAATGGTAGACTTGCTTGTGGACGTGTGGGAGCAAGAAGGACTATACGGTTAGACATGGAAAAGAACATTTGTTTCAAGTCACGTTATGAGATTATAGATTGTCAAGAGCTCAGTGAGCTCTAAGTTGGCAAAAGTGTATATTTGGTGAGCTCAATTATGTACTGGGACCTTGAACATACAGTATTATTATCTTAAATCAATTGTAATTTATTACTGCTTTTTATAGAATAGTAATAAGTTGATGGCATTTATTTGAATAAAAATAACAAAGTTAAACTAAAGGAAGTTTGCATGTCTCGTGTAACTAAAAATACCATACAACCACAAATCTTGGCTTGTGATTGTTCCAATGACAAAACACAGCAAAGAGAAATTTCATGGTTGAACTTTGTTGATATCATATAATGATATTTGATAATACAGTTCAGAGATGGAACCATGTTTCATTTTCATAATATGATAGGACAAAAGCAATCAATTAACAATAAGGAACATCTCAATATATTGAATATAAAATTCTTTCACAATATGAATGAATGGAATGGGTTCACATAAAACATTCTCAATTCAACAACAAAAAAAATCAAATGTAATTCTGCTTCATGAATAATGTTTCTCTGGATAAAATCGGGAGACTAGGACTGCATAAAGTGGagtcatcatcatcgtcattgTCCCAGATGCCGTCCTAAAAATGATAATTGTTGTAGAGTTTAATATTTGCCATCGTCATCCTAAAAAACAATGATTATTATAAAGATTTAACTTAGTTACTTGAAAGAAAATTAGTAGGCACTATGAATTTTGTTCTTACATATTAATATCCAGGCAAGTGGTGTGTATTGGGTACGCCATTACTGGAAAGCAGAGTCTGATGGCCATCATCCCTGGCTGATAATGTAACATCATTACAAAACTTTCCATAAAATAATGCATTAAGTGGACCGTTGTTGGGTTGATACTCTGAGTGTGTTGAATCTTCATTAAAAAATCTTGCTTCTGCTGATACATCTGTCGCGCAAGGATCTGAGCAAAAATATTTATCATGTAATATATCCGCATTATGTTTGTTGTCCATGAAAATAGCATCCGAGTCTGCAAAACCAACAAGAAGTTAAGTTTTATCATACACTGGTACATTGAAATAGATTAAACAACCTTTAAAATAAATTAAGTTTTATctaatactccctcctttccggtttatagggctcaattcaaaaatctcaccaactaAGGTaaatgatgagtggtggaatattttttgtaatttgcaaaaaaaaaacaattaaTGTGCTCGTTTTCCTCACAAAATTGTGTTTCCAATGCATTAATTgtaatgcatgcatgcataaagtacatgcattggtcagtTTTGTCTTAATCCtcgcatgcaatgatttaatgcactttgAAATCTTAACATATGATGGGGAACAATcaaattgagacttataaaatgggaaacctaaaattttgagataagccctataaaccggaaaggagggagtattgaTACATCAAAAAATATTAAGTGAACTTAACAATAGGTTAGGTTGTATCTGATATTGTAAAATTGAAATAAGATTAAGCAAACTTACCAGTAGGTGATTTGTAGGTCGTAAGTTCATTAAAAGAACTGTACTCAAGGGTATTGTCATCAAAGATTGAAGTGGATGGAATAAAATGGTAAGCATATGGAAATGGCAGTTCTGAGTCAAACTCTCCTTCGAACTTGGTAGGGACCCCAAATCCATGTACCTGAACAAAAGCGGACCAGAGTTTTGAGAAGTGAAAAAAATATTTTTATCACAACAATTACTGAAAAATAAAATACTATTGTCAACCTGTTCAGGAAGAGTTGATGCGGGACACAACAAGTTGTTGCTTGTATCATAAGCGGCATATTGGAATGAAGGGAGCTCCATTTTAATGGGCAATATCTTCCCAGAAATAGGGAAATTGTCATCTAATAATGGCATGCTATTGGAAATGACATTATTAAAAGAAACAACTGACATCTCAGAGTTGAGATCATTGTAAGAAGCCTCCTCAATCTCATTAGAAAATTGTTCACACTTAGGACTGCCACCGTAGTCTGATACTATGCCAGAAGATGCATGCCGCTTCAAAGGGTAGTTAATGTCATTCATTGGAAGGGAATCTTGAATTGTAAAATTTGGAGTAAGGAAATTGTCTGACTGCTTTTTATAGTCTAATTTctcaaatataatatcatcaaatTCAAGACCATTTCCCTGTGAGAGTTCATTTTGTCGTTTCTTCCCACGTGAATCTTCAGGACTATGAGAACCCATCTCTTGATTTGCCAACCGAGATAATAAGCCATCTGGATAAAGGCCTAGACCAGCTTTCTGGAGCCTCTTCATTCTTGTGTTCCAAAAATTCTTAATTTCATTATCCGTGCGGCCTTCTAACTGAAATAATAATAATGATTAGTATACAATTGTGTATATGAGTTAAGTAGTCCAAAGATAGTACTCAAACAAAAAGTATGTGTCATGACAGGATATTCTGATTTCGGAAATTGGTATAGTAAAAATATTAAAATAACAttaagggaaattaaacaatgcaTGTCAATGTACACATACTGAAAAATATAGACAAAACACTAAAGAAACAAATATGGCATCATTGTTGGTGACAAATGACAATGCACATGACGTACCTATAGGCAGGAAACCCACTCGATAAGAGGCAAAACCAAAAGTTAAAAAATTCACATCTTTAAGGAATACCAGCTGATCACCAACTTATATTCTATTATTAACAGTAATATAGAAAATAATAATTTCATACTTGCTAACTGAATGTACAGGTAAAGTAAAACATGACTATATACTAGAGAGTAGAGACAGAAATAACAAATAAGAGAGAATGCTCTTAGAACTATCACCCAAAGAGTCATATATATGTCTCAAACCTAATATTAATTCAGCAAGTGTCGTCGACCCCTTCCATCAATATCCTCACAGTAGGCCATAAATAAAAGTTGCAGACATCTATTTGACATAGGTCAAGGACGAGTTAGCAAACCAGGCTGATTCAACAACGAATCACTACGACTTGGTAACACAATTGCATAGATTAGCAGAGCACATACCAGCACTTCAGTGCAATAACCACTTTCTTACTTACTTCCCGGCAGCCGCAAAATTTCTCTCAAAAATACTACTCTACCAACTTCAAGTCTGTACTAACTTTAATACAAAGTTAGTACAGacttgagtcacttattttgggccGGGGGACTATACAACTAGGCAAAAAGTTTGACCAAAAGCATTGTTCCCCCAAGCCAATCAACCGAAGCAAATCATTACCAATCTAAACTAACAAGAGAAGAGCAATAGATGAAGTGACTACCCGATCGATCTAGAAGCATGTAAGAGCAGAGCGAGCAAACTTACAACGGACGCCATCTTAGCCCACTTGTTCCCGTGCAGCGCATGAAGCTCGATAATCTTCTGCTCCTCCTCCTTGGAGAAGGGGCCCTTCTTGAGGTTGGGCCTGAGGTGGTTCGCCCAGCGAAGGCGGCAGCTCTTGCCGCACCGGTTCAGCCCGGCGTTCCTCTGGACCTGGTTCCAGTTACCCTCGCCATGCGCCTCCACGTAGGTCCTCAGGCGCTGGTCCTCATCGGACGTCCACGGCCCTTTCTTCATCGGAGGCCCGCTGGCCACGGCGCCGCCAGTGCCAACCGGAGCCCCGCCTTCCTCTTCCTCGCCGTCGCTGTCATCAGCTTCGGTCTCATCGTCGTCGCTGCTGCGCGGAGACAGCGGTGACAGCGGCGGCGACTGCACctcctccttcagcagctccGGCAAGACGAGCGTGGCGTCCTTCCCTTCCATCTTTAACGTCGTTCCGGGGCGAGAGGCCGCAGCACAGCCGCGCCAGCGCCCTACCAAATTAAGAACAGAGTCGAGGAAATGCATCAGCGACAGACGCGAAACCAATCCAATCTACAGCTAAATTCACTCCAGCGCAATCCAACCAAAACCAATTCAATTCAATTCGATACGATCGAATCTAATCTAGGGAGAGACAAGAGATTGATCGCGGGTGCGGTGCTCACCGTGGAGAGGAGAAGCTTTGGAGAAACCGATCTACcgcgtgcggcggcggcgcagagTGTAGAGGGGAGGGAGGGGCTCGCGATGGCTTTGCAATGCGTATGGTGCAGTACTAGTTAGAGGTACGAAAAGTCCAATTTCGAATGGAGCGGGTTTACGGGCCCGCGAATTCGGCCCGAGCCGGAACCACCCCGAGAAATGTAGCTCTGGAAGAAAAGGCAGAATGTCTGAAGCGAGCGCCAGATTAGGCCGGCCCAAAAGCGCTCTTTTTTCACTGTTTTCCTTacatttttgtttttcttttgtttatacttccaaatattttaaatatatgtatatatatttAAAAATACTTCATGTAAGTTTTTTAAAATGTTAAATAGGCATAGAAAAAATGTTTCCAATGTATAGAAAAATGTACTATGTGTACGGAAAAAAGTAAACATAAAAATATATACTTTTTCAAAAACGTAATTCATTTTAGGGAAAATTTTGAACGTTATATAAGAAATATCTTGGATGTATAGAAAAATTATAAAATGTGTATGAGAAAAATAGATATAGAAaaatatatgtttaaaaaaatattAATCATGTATCTGCAAAATGTTAAACATACATATATAAAATGTTAAACATATATTGGACGTATAAAAAATGTATGAAGTGTATGAAAAAATAGACATTAAAAAATATAGCTAAaacatatatatgaaaaatgttaaCATGTActaaaaatgtttaaaatgtataaaaaatatacaatgtgtatgaaaaaattGACATCAAAACATTTTTAAAATGATAATGATGTCTACGAAAAATGTTtaacatgtattaaaaaaatgttttgaCGAAATGCAGaatgaaaataaaaaataaacaagGAAAAACGAAGAAACCGATGAAAATCAAAAAAGAAACAAAGGAAACCAATGGAAAagataattaaaaagaaaaccgaAGAACCAAGTGCAAAAGAATGGAAAATAGTGAAACCCAaagaaaccaaagaaaaaaaTGATAAAGAAAAGATAAATCTATATAACCAAGAAAGAAGCTAAAAGAAACCAAACAAAAGCGAAGAAAAATGAAATATaacaaagaaaaataagaaaaaacaaaatatgtcCTCAATCTGGTTTAACACCGAGATTGTGAAGACCAGCTGCCCGCGGGAATCTGCGATGTACTCGATGCTACCGAACCAGCGAATCTAACGACCCGACCAGGAGTGAAAATCTGGACCTAGCCTAGATGGTCGGTTGACTCAGCGAAGAGGGCGATATTGCCGAATACAAAGATTTTTGTGTAGTGTAGGTACCGATATGAGCGATGATCTTGCGCCCCATTGTATCACGGCCATTGCTTAGATGGGACTTGCATGGGCCACCAATGACGAAGCTAAATCCGGAAGATCTCATGTCGGCGGTCTCGAACTAAGCGTCTAGATGCGATGGTAACAAGTACTcgggattttacccaggttcgggctcccCGAAGAGACAATACCCTACGCCTGCTTGTGTGTATTGGTTTGGGTTGGAGGACCGCACATATGATCTACCCTAAGATTGTTATTGTCGTTCTACGAGCCCTACCCCTCGATTTATATAAGTCCCTAGTCGGTTACGTATCAGGAAATAGTGTCTTCGGCGAATCTGGCTTCTTGGAGTACATGGTAAGTCTCCAGGAGCCTTCCATATATACGCCATGGGCCGTCTGGTGTGGCCCACTCTTGAACCACCATGGGGTCCTCGGCCCGGCACACCAGGCCGGAAGGCGACGTGGTGGGAGACCCTCTAGCCAAGACACCGTCACCTGTGTCGCCCAGGAACCAACCTAACCAACACCAGGAATGACCTACGTACCCAGCTACTACAACGCCTCTAACCATACACCGTTTTGATCAGTCAAATGCCTAGCAGCTCAATGACGAAGGCGCCTGCTCCTGCATGTGGATGTGGTAGACCATGGGACGCGACGCAACAGGTCTGCACTGGCACAATCATACTAAGTTTGCCAGGCCCTAACCCAGttagggaaaacaacaacaacgACTTTATTAGCAGTCATGAGCATTTCAGCTTTACGAGCTGGCATGGACCCACTTTGACCATCCCTTTGTCGTCGCCCGTGCCGAATTTAGGACGTGAACGAACAGTAACCACCGTCGAGGGCAAGCTAACACGACTCGACTCTTTTCAACTGACGAGCCACATGAACGTCAATGCCCGGCCAATTCAATTCGCCATGAGCAGCCATCATGACAGGGTGAACCAACAAACTGACACCCAACGCATCAGAGCAAATACAATCCCGAGGCCAAAAACCGCCACCATTCCGGTTCATACCATTAGAGTCAACACAACCCTAGAGCCTAAACCCATCACCTTTATGTTTCGCACATATATATAAACCCCATCAGACTCCAACGTCGGCAGCAAATGTGGCACGGCCTAAAACATCGTTGCCGTCAAAAACTCGCTGTCATAATCACCCCCAGAGACCATGTGACGACCCTTTCTCCGGCGAAACCAAAGAGGACCGCGACGAGAGAGAGTTCCAGGAGATAGAGCACGAGTATTTATACTGGGTCGAGCAGGATGAGCGCCATAAGGCCGGGTGGATATATTTATTGGCAATAAAAAACAAACGAGGAAAACAACACCAACACCTTTCATCGCTTGGTACCCATCACAAAGTCTTGTGTCTTGCAATGCCACAATAACAGGAAAACCGACACCAAACGGAAGAGAACACGGGCACGAACAATGGAGTAAAGGGGCTACCCACCCAAAACAGAAATGGTACACCGACCGACGGCGAACACCATGCTTCTTGAGGCCGGAGAATAGGGTAGGTTGTACACCCGTGCGAGAAGGGAGAGGACGGAGACGTGGTCGAGCGTTGCCAGCGGGAATGAGCAAAGGGCCCTCCGAAGCAGGAGCTGCAAAACGATGGGGAGGCTAGTGTGTTCGGCATCCGACGTGCAACATAAAACATCGAACTTATAGGAAAAATACATCCGCTGTTAGAAAAAGACCGAAGCGCCCACGAAGCACCCCTACTCTCACAAGCTGAACACCTTCCCCAAAGATCCGATCAAGAAAACCCCCGGCGCACCGGGTCTAGCAAACATCGAGAAATGGCCGAGCCAAGGACCCCGACTAGCACAAACCAAACACCCTTCCCGGCCAGAGGAAGCCTCAGCGGCCCGGGTCCGTGAAATGTCGAGGCACCACAGATCGAGCCAATGTTGGGTCGAACTTGTCGGGTATCTCTCACTGACCGGATACCCGATACCACAACAACGTCTCTCACAAGCCGTATTCTAATGTAGTGGGGTGCCGACCACCTGGCTTCTTTCTGTTGTGACCCATGGCCGAATGACCCTCATGGCCGACTAGCTTGCCATCATGACCCCTGGCCAGATGGCCCTCATGGCTACCTGTCCTCTTTCCGTCGCAACCTCTAGCCGGATGGCCATCATGGCCGGTTGGCTTGCCGTCGCGCCCCCTGGCCGGATGGTCAGGAAGCGAATGACGCTGACAGACTGACCCAACCACATCTAGTGCCCCCGCGGACGAGCACGTAAGACGACGCACCTGGGCGGCATGACCCTCGAGAAAAATTGACCAAGTGTAGAGTGCCCGTGCCAGGAACGCGCGAGGGAGGCATCAGCGGAAGGCCCATGAAATAGATGGCGTGAAAGATAATTCCAAGCAAGGAGACATGATAAGTACCTACTTGACGTCAGGTACGAGCACATGGCAGATCAAACGATTTCAATGACAATTTTAGTGACGCACAGATGACAAGTTAGTTGACACACGATAATTTTTTGTTAAAAAATAAACTGAAGCATGAAGTTGTCATGTCTGCGACACTAAACTTATCATTGAAAACGTTAAATTTGCCACGTGCCGTTCGGGGCCAGATTTCTATAATTATTCATGCGTTTGCTGTATAGACTCCGTGCCAACCAACTAAAGTACCTTCATTTCCTGAAAAAAAAAAGTACCTTCATCTGATTGACGTGTCCTAGTTATCTCCCACTTCCCTCTTTTTCCCCTCGAGTTTTTCCTCACTCTTTTCTCTGGTGGCCTCTGGTTTGGGAAGCTCGCTCGCATCAGCAAGGTACGATGAGTCCAATAGCCTAGCTAGCAGCTTGATCACTCAAAGGCTCAGATATTTGAGCTATTATGATCCGTTTTGAAGTTCCTAATCTTGTCCAGAGAAGTAGTAGTAGTATTCGGTGTGCTGATTAAGGCCCCTAGGTATTCGATTTGGTGACTCCGTTATTACCGGACAAATGGATACGAGAATCCATCCAAACCTACCATCGATTTCTTGTCATGAGATACCAAGTTCTTGCTTTGAGATGCTGTTAATCTTTCAGCAAATAAGCTATATTATTGGATTCGCAGGTGGGGATTATTTTGCCCAGAGAGCTCCGGGGCCATGAGGCCGATGCATCTCTTGGGGGTCACTTGCCTATGGATCCTCTCATGCGCCTTGCTGCTCGGCGGCGCTTGCTCCGATGGGTTGCTGAGGATCAACCTGAGCAAGAAGAGGCTGGACAAGGAAACCCTAGCAGCCGCAAAATCGGCGAGGCAGGAGACCAACCTGCTGAGGCCCGACGATGGATCTCGCCACTCTCTCGGCCTGTCAGACGATGACATAGTTCCTCTGGACAACTACCTAGACACCCAGTACTTCGGAGAGATCGGCGTCGGCACGCCGCCGCAGAACTTCACGGTCATATTTGACACCGGGAGCTCAAACTTGTGGGTTCCGTCGTCGAAATGCTACTTTTCGGTAAGTTCAGTGCCCGACAGACATGTGGTACTTACCATGGTGCATGCTTTGAGTTTCTTGATAATGGGCACTTTAAGCATGTTTTGAGTTAGGAACATAAATTTGATGCGTTGGTGCCCATGTTCCTTCAGATAGCATGCTACTTGCACCACAAATACAAGTCGACCAAATCGACCACTTACAAGAAGAATGGTATGCTGGACACGCATAATATGCTTATCTTCTGTTCAGTTTGGTTCCTTGCTTTTGCAAACCGTAAAGAGTACTCAACCAGAAAATGGTTCTTGACTTCTTGCACACTCATGCATATTCCTGGTTGTTGAAACTGTCCAGGAGAAACTTGCACAATTAGCTATGGCTCTGGGTCAATTGCTGGCTTCTTCAGTGAGGACAGCGTGTTAGTTGGCGAGCTTGTTGTGAAAAATCAGGTGATGTATTGAACTagtaagtactccctctgtaaactaatataagagtgtttagatcactaaaatagtaatctaaacgctcttatattagtttacggagggagtagctcaGTATAATATTTGTATGCAGGATTACCAACCAATGCTATACTTTTACTGTCTTTCAGAAATTCATCGAGACAACCCGTGAAGCAAGTCCTACTTTTATCATTGGGAAGTTTGATGGTATACTTGGCCTTGGATTTCCGGAGATTTCCGTGGGAAGTGCCCCTCCAATTTGGTACATATTCAGACCTCTGAACAGATTATCATGATGTCAT
This sequence is a window from Aegilops tauschii subsp. strangulata cultivar AL8/78 chromosome 7, Aet v6.0, whole genome shotgun sequence. Protein-coding genes within it:
- the LOC109771028 gene encoding uncharacterized protein: MLLGCRSLSSWVRRLVACMGSCLGCCGCAKPAPIIAVDEPSKGLRIQGRSVRKTNLSEGFWSTSAHGIGNSALQSQRSMSSISTAPQSSDQHGAGSSSNPNEFVNQGLVQWNQTRQQWVGNKKRKSRLEKPREPKISWNTTYESLLGSNKLFYQPIPLAEMVDLLVDVWEQEGLYG
- the LOC109771030 gene encoding transcription factor GAMYB, giving the protein MEGKDATLVLPELLKEEVQSPPLSPLSPRSSDDDETEADDSDGEEEEGGAPVGTGGAVASGPPMKKGPWTSDEDQRLRTYVEAHGEGNWNQVQRNAGLNRCGKSCRLRWANHLRPNLKKGPFSKEEEQKIIELHALHGNKWAKMASVLEGRTDNEIKNFWNTRMKRLQKAGLGLYPDGLLSRLANQEMGSHSPEDSRGKKRQNELSQGNGLEFDDIIFEKLDYKKQSDNFLTPNFTIQDSLPMNDINYPLKRHASSGIVSDYGGSPKCEQFSNEIEEASYNDLNSEMSVVSFNNVISNSMPLLDDNFPISGKILPIKMELPSFQYAAYDTSNNLLCPASTLPEQVHGFGVPTKFEGEFDSELPFPYAYHFIPSTSIFDDNTLEYSSFNELTTYKSPTDSDAIFMDNKHNADILHDKYFCSDPCATDVSAEARFFNEDSTHSEYQPNNGPLNALFYGKFCNDVTLSARDDGHQTLLSSNGVPNTHHLPGY